One Rhizoctonia solani chromosome 3, complete sequence genomic region harbors:
- a CDS encoding NUDIX family hydrolase, with amino-acid sequence MGRADVARPRTVCCAIPIARAAGKVLLITSRKRPHQWVLPKGGWETTDPTLEAAACREAFEEAGVQGKITRAVTSIPGPTAHYHFFELDVAGLADQWDEAAERRREWVDFPEALRRVTWKPELAEALRMCSLAPSSRR; translated from the exons ATGGGACGAGCCGATGTCGCACGACCTCGCACTGTGTGCTGCGCGATTCCTATTGCACGAGCTGCTGGCAAAGTGCTGCTAATCACCAGCCGAAAAAGGCCCCACCAATGGGTTT TGCCCAAGGGCGGATGGGAAACGACTGATCCGACATTGGAGGCTGCCGCTTGTCGAGAGGCATTTGAAGAAG CTGGCGTCCAAGGCAAGATCACACGAGCTGTAACAAGCATTCCAGGCCCAACTGCACATTACCACTTTTTCGAATTGGATGTCGCAGGCCTGGCCGACCAATGGGATGAGGCCGCCGAGCGCCGACGAGAATGGGTAGACTTTCCCGAGGCTCTCCGACGTGTGACGTGGAAACCAGAGCTTGCAGAGGCGCTCAGAATGTGCTCTCTGGCTCCCTCGTCAAGAAGATAG
- a CDS encoding GATA type zinc finger: MASASPPPKHTQLPHPPSQRSPDARAPQYPIADSPAFNSNRAQPIPRTLPAPPTSKHATDSASLDAATAAITKAGDNLDVSDAGLLHDLCERLSNPDSIPERLLASELLNYSSEEMAKTRAAGLWEITARVAQERHFVCPPQMEGAVKNYIKMIDTVNDNSAAIEEEDLKGIVDRLLLRSIDSRFDDAARLVRINQSKPFQTNIPANTACLFCRKRKIKCDGSLPQCDMCMKHRQAKCEYPQKSHYGGFSNRGGLHYVVPMGPDIAAAAASSGNGAPPPMLLELGKAVKGYAPPASAGAPTYILPGPAPATGSENGQQASNARKPDIPRRDSYTSSTGYNARYNHTGSNTPPARRNSSAAARPDGSGDKSWDGYADEEEEDARPVSSTSSQVLQDRLANVEMEDGEAPRRRSPHTGNERCINCDTDKTSLWRKDEDGRTICNACQIYFRVHGRKRPPSMRSSTVKKRPGRQPRPSAGHTLPHDVYMNDYGRNVQSPHSSRSRSPPPTEYVHHQQQHLRAIEQAIASGQRTQPPTTAGLDYALNRARPRHSDEGYRGRAPDYVSPQDRAISPGARNSYNRDARAPLHPSPSVDMSMADATEDRHRRRTSDDYRRPPEDDDETEVQAGENLCAVEGGRSPADVLVFRFDADRAKSVCATQWAHLRSPNRTVEDDLRFHLNCYRKNPPDSGSQERVTLGVATDWLPKAGVYSITSGDEPPTSHHMAPPPNGKLNQTIDITSEIREGLNTLKFTQLRDMSDCVLVVQIWKVGRKSAGHAPAPSSRYGSAMSPVDKHQHSRAPPAPASSRGPPVYEASPSPGNGVPARGVSPGRGSRPKNPDADLKPATARRPSCVYCSNNGLRCKISWQPEVGCEECAVVASSVWWNPHLTDTTLRLSIANRRCTRPPRTCLVLPIPHSPLVVLRLDRNANLRIKMDQTNPSERTTPPASQATLPPMHHIQHVPAPPPANYPASAAAPGGNPGRGSAVDSRANQDLRRHQEMLVKQQQDAERESQRVLAGGLPTPYA; the protein is encoded by the exons ATGGCAAGTGCCTCTCCCCCTCCAAAGCACACCCAGCTCCCTCATCCACCCAGCCAACGCTCACCCGACGCGAGGGCCCCACAATACCCAATAGCCGACTCTCCTGCTTTCAACTCGAACAGAGCTCAACCAATCCCCAGAACTTTGCCAGCGCCTCCGACTTCCAAGCACGCGACCGATAGCGCCTCTCTCGATGCGGCAACAGCGGCTATTACAAAGGCCGGTGATAATCTCGACGTCAGCGACGCTGGCCTGCTCCATGACCTCTGCGAGCGTCTGAGCAACCCCGACTCTATACCCGAGCGATTGCTCGCCAGCGAATTATTGAACTACTCGAG CGAGGAGATGGCCAAGACACGTGCAGCAGGTCTGTGGGAGATTACCGCACGAGTGGCCCAAGAGCGACATTTTGTGTGTCCTCCTCAAATGGAAGGCGCGGTCAAGAACTATATCAAGATGATTGATACTGTTAATGATAATTCAGCAGCGATcgaggaagaggacctcAAAGGTATTGTCGATCGGCTCCTACTTCGCAGCATTGACTCACGGTTTGACGATGCAGCTCGCCTCGTCCGGATTAATCAATCGAAGCCCTTTCAGACAAATATACCCGCGAACACAGCCTGCCTATTCTGCCGGA AACGTAAAATCAAGTGCGATGGATCCCTGCCACAATGTGACATGTGTATGAAGCACCGCCAGGCGAAATGCGAATACCCACAAAAGTCTCACTATGGAGGTTTCTCGAATAGGGGTGGACTGCACTACGTAGTTCCCATGGGACCGGATATTGCCGCTGCAGCAGCATCCTCTGGAAATGGGGCACCTCCCCCAATGCTGTTGGAGCTTGGGAAAGCGGTCAAAGGGTATGCGCCGCCTGCGTCAGCGGGTGCTCCCACCTATATATTACCTGGCCCCGCACCTGCGACGGGTTCCGAGAACGGACAACAAGCTTCTAATGCACGAAAACCTGATATTCCTCGACGTGACTCATATACCTCATCGACGGGATATAACGCGCGATACAATCACACCGGCTCCAACACGCCACCCGCTCGGAGAAACTCATCCGCTGCGGCTCGACCGGATGGAAGCGGAGACAAGTCCTGGGATGGATATGcagacgaggaagaagaggatgcGCGGCCGGTGTCATCGACATCCTCGCAAGTACTCCAGGACAGGTTAGCAA ACGTTGAAATGGAAGATGGAGAAGCCCCACGACGACGCTCGCCTCATACAG GGAATGAGCGGTGTATCAACTGCGACACAG ACAAGACATCTCTGTGGCGGAAGGACGAAGATGGACGAACGATTTGCAATGCATGCCAGATATA CTTCCGCGTGCATGGCCGGAAGCGCCCTCCGTCGATGCGAAGCTCGACCGTCAAGAAGCGACCTGGAAGACAACCACGTCCGTCCGCAGGCCACACTCTCCCCCACGACGTCTACATGAACGACTACGGCCGCAACGTCCAATCACCGCACTCTTCGCGCTCCCGCTCCCCACCCCCTACAGAGTATGTCCACCACCAGCAACAGCACCTCAGAGCAATAGAACAGGCAATCGCCAGCGGCCAGCGCACACAGCCCCCAACCACCGCAGGCCTCGACTATGCCCTCAACCGTGCTCGTCCTCGCCATTCCGACGAG GGTTATCGTGGGCGTGCACCAGATTACGTATCCCCTCAGGATCGTGCAATTAGTCCGGGTGCTCGAAACTCTTATAACCGGGACGCCCGTGCACCTCTCCATCCTTCCCCTTCGGTCGACATGTCCATGGCTGATGCAACAGAG GACCGTCATCGACGTCGCACCAGTGATGATTATCGCCGTCCCCCAGAGGACGATGACGAAACCGAGGTCCAGGCTGGCGAAAATCTCTGTGCAGTAGAGGGAGGCCGCTCTCCCGCGGATGTCCTCGTCTTCCGCTTCGATGCTGACCGAGCTAAATCCGTCTGTGCTACTCAATGGGCACACTTGAGATCTCCCAACCG CACCGTAGAAGATGACCTTCGCTTCCATCTCAATTGTTATCGGAAGAATCCACCAGACTCGGGTTCTCAAGAACGCGTAACTCTCGGGGTGGCAACCGACTGGCTTCCCAAGGCCGGCGTGTATTCCATCACATCTGGCGATGAGCCCCCGACTTCACACCACATGGCACCTCCCCCTAAC GGAAAACTTAATCAAACTATTGACATTACGAGCGAAATCAGAGAAGGACTTAATACGCTCAAATTTACCCAGCTGAGGGATATGTCTGATTGCGTGCTCGTCGTGCAAATCTGGAAGGTTGGTCGCAAGTCTGCCGGCCACGCCCCGGCTCCGTCTTCGAGATACGGAAGTGCCATGTCGCCTGTTGACAAACACCAACATTCCCGTGCACCACCTGCACCGGCCTCGTCTCGTGGACCTCCAGTATACGAAGCGTCACCAAGCCCCGGAAATGGTGTTCCTGCCCGGGGAGTTTCGCCCGGCCGTGGATCCCGACCCAAGAACCCTGACGCAGATCTCAAGCCAGCTACTGCGCGTCGTCCCTCTTGCGTGTATTGTTCCA ACAATGGGTTGCGCTGCAAGATCTCCTGGCAGCCAGAAGTGGGATGTGAAGAGTGCGCCGTCGTGGCATCGAGTGTTTGGTGGAACCCCCATCTGACGGATACCACCCTCCGCCTGTCGATCGCAAACCGGCGTTGCACTCGCCCCCCGCGTACATGCCTGGTACTACCAATACCCCACTCTCCCCTGGTGGTTCTTCGACTGGATCGAAACGCAAACCTGAGGATCAAAATGGATCAAACAAATCCAAGCGA AAGAACAACCCCTCCAGCCTCCCAGGCAACATTGCCACCTATGCACCACATTCAACATGTTCCTGCTCCCCCACCGGCAAACTATCCTGCTTCGGCTGCTGCACCGGGTGGCAACCCAGGGCGCGGCTCTGCTGTTGACTCCCGTGCCAATCAGGACCTTCGTCGTCACCAGGAGATGTTAGTCAAACAGCAACAAGACGCTGAGCGCGAGAGCCAGCGCGTCCTTGCTGGAGGATTGCCCACTCCCTATGCATAG
- a CDS encoding peptidyl-Lys metalloendopeptidase, whose protein sequence is MIFTVLAAGWWFASTLAAPATFNSPSLARRSDDELGSLVLAVKAQDDINDPDDLTVASTVINTGKTTLKLLNDPNGPLSTWKTHTFEFYEVPTSGSRKRATGSTAGVHSVRVKYNPDVAASLSNPNAYTILKPGEKKSLSMITTGSYEVRVTANAEWFRVIKDDGSVGYVQAKIYDGPEAANWTASHISESGTFASMRGLASAGIPSHPATQQKDILESAVAANGYIAQSSQFLANSYYLGNSRYRTWFGPYEKRRWDTVARHFTLLHGQPQRFKYDCSCAEEDTFAYVYPDQFGTVYLCGAFWKASVLDDHAYGHEEAQKLAINFPNQAIMNADSHEYFAENDPEIL, encoded by the exons ATGATCTTCACTGTGCTTGCCGCTGGATGGTGGTTTGCCTCGACCCTAGCTGCTCCTGCTACTTTCAACTCCCCTTCCTTGGCTCGGCGAAGCGATGATGAATTGGGCTCCTTGGTCCTTGCTGTGAAAGCCCAAGACGATATTAACGACCCGGACGACTTGACGGTAGCTTCGACCGTTATTAACACAGGAAAAACAACACTTAAACTGCTCAACGACCCTAATG GACCTCTAAGCACGTGGAAAACACATACGTTTGAGTTTTACGAGGTCCCTACTAGTGGCTCGAGGAAGAGAGCTACGGGATCCACTGCTGGCGTTCATTCTGTTCGTGTCAAG TACAACCCTGATGTGGCGGCGTCACTATCGAATCCTAACGCATACACCATTCTCAAACCAGGCGAAAAAAAATCGTTGTCCATGATT ACGACTGGTTCCTACGAGGTCCGCGTCACCGCAAATGCCGAGTGGTTTCGCGTCATAAAGGACGATGGATCAGTCGGATATGTGCAAGCCAAGATTTATGACGGACCTGAAGCCGCTAATTGGACTGCCTCGCACATTTCCGAATCAGGCACATTCGCTTCCATGCGCGGTTTGGCTAGCGCAGGAATCCCAAGTCACCC CGCTACGCAACAGAAGGACATCTTGGAAAGTGCCGTGGCAGCCAACGGCTACATTGCCCAATCATCCCAATTCTTGGCCAACTCGTATTACCTCGGCAACTCGCGATATCGCACATGGTTTGGACCTTACGAAAAGAGGAGATGGGACACAGTTGCGCGTCACTTTACCTTGTTGCATGGTCAGCCCCAAAGGTTCAAATACGATTGCTCGTGCGCCGAGGAGGATACGTTTGCGTACGTGTATCCCGACCAATTTGGCACAGTCTACCTCTGCGGAGCGTTTTGGAAAGCTTCGGTGTTGG ATGACCATGCATACGGTCACGAAGAAGCACAAAAATTGGCCATCAACTTTCCAAACCAAGCGATAATGAATGCAGA CTCACATGAATATTTTGCCGAGAACGACCCAGAAATCCTCTAG
- a CDS encoding pre-mRNA-splicing factor CWC2, whose amino-acid sequence MSETETQTTTPAKPAYHMRPARKQVKPGDVEKKETPQTGKEYNIWYNKWAGGDREDSYSNKVKSQTRCNIKRDAGYTRANSTGMKYCCLFFARGCCPYGYECEYIHDLPPPATSMPDSSKDCFARDKFADYRDDMGGVGSFSRQNRTLYIGRIKETGPGPETEEIVRRHFKMWGEIVFLRVLQHRSVAFVTYADEANAQFAKEAMACQSMDNDEILNVRWATEDPNPQSKLAEKRRLEDIGSAAIANKLDPRMVDAVRHIRALEDEEAVPEPARPQKSDKS is encoded by the exons ATGTCCGAAACCGAGACCCAGACGACAACGCCAGCCAAGCCAGCATATCACATGCGCCCGGCTCGCAAACAAGTAAAGCCAGGAGATGTCGAGAAAAAAGAAACGCCCCAGACAGGAAAAGAATACA ACATTTGGTACAACAAATGGGCTGGTGGTGACCGGGAAGATAGCTATTCAAA TAAAGTCAAATCCCAGACACGATGCAACATTAAGCGTGACGCGGGCTATACCCGAGCCAACTCGACCGGCATGAAGTACTGCTGCCTCTTTTTTGCGCGAGGATGTTGTCCGTATGG TTATGAATGCGAATATATCCATGACCTTCCACCCCCCGCCACATCAATGCCCGACTCTTCAAAAGACTGTTTCGCCCGAGACAAATTTGCAGACTATCGAGACGATATGGGTGGTGTTGGATCCTTTTCACGACAAAATCGAACACTATATATTGGCCGAATTAAAGAGACTGGGCCTGGACCGGAAACGGAGGAAATTGTTCGAAGGCATTTCAAGATGTGGGGAGAAATCGTATTCC TCAGGGTACTCCAGCATCGGAGTGTTGCCTTTGTAACATATGCAGACGAAGCAAACGCTCAATTTGCAAAGGAGGCAATGGCATGTCAAAGTATGGACAACGACGAGATTCTTAATGTCCG CTGGGCAACAGAAGATCCCAACCCTCAATCCAAACTTGCCGAAAAACGCCGTTTGGAAGATATCGGGAGTGCTGCCATTGCAAACAAACTTGATCCACGAATGGTGGACGCGGTGCGTCATATTCGTGCTTTGGAAGACGAAGAGGCCGTCCCAGAGCCTGCTCGCCCCCAGAAAAGCGACAAAAGTTGA
- a CDS encoding DEAD/DEAH box helicase codes for MVQTTATPKTKSKSRYLKAKKERRKKRLKAATAAGNALSRLHAHGDSGSESLDDEADNPLETSLAEDVPEDRLLPQLPLEPPKKKRKESRNEREPSPLDHNGDDSMDIEPSQPLSRPTPPVELPALPSFPLPSQPAPPSKAVLALQGLDQAILEAEIIDPTITTRIPAPNEPDLLGLGISRRMRERLVELGIDSLFAVQTVLLPFLLSRKDLHCPYDPPQDACVSAPTGSGKTLAYVVPITEILSTRIVTRLRALVVLPTRELAMQVRETFDIVSKGRGLKIAIATGQHSFAHEQSQLVLVSPPSAIHPSPQYHSKVDILICTPGRLTDHLHGTPGFTLEHLRFLVIDEADRLITQSFQDWLSHVLEATQPPRSNFPTTELDEPYYSSCQKLLFSATLTHDPSKIVPLGLRDPRYFVIGDQTRVVTEEETFAFPTTLSEHMCVCSPGDKPLFLFHLVHTHGVRNALIFTKSAESTTRLVQLFEFFESARNQGASGETKHVTIQAYSSDLSGQDRKNVIERFKEGKIDLLVCSDLVARGVDISHVAHVVSYDVPVDMRKYVHRVGRTARAGRRGDAWSLVEDQEARYFKQMLKKAGHLDAVKKLRVKEGEIAPLHTYYETALQNLKELPAKSLGIVSDSEGEEDRIGTTADDLFEREVNAARFSDPRDWHHNQPAAIATNLSSHISEPPSVPEQIPIMQIESSGIGDFDSSATKPRPRPRPRMRPVPPPDQPDSSSIGAFSTIPPNVSSAPETLASFDNSTVQAVPVARPPSLPPSSLPGADTASSSIPIPAFPTSVPLLESLRTPIHLGAPKASSTDVPPPTETTSANPKRPRPKMRPPPPPEPDIGTTGVVVTASSATATATSSADPHATASTGATSVSSTSKSDPSRSSALEEAEEYTGRGARRIAQTSKPTPELPPFLDHDIDVGGPEDNQVSDVIMLISSEDEYSGSKTKSKVKAKPKMKPKPKKKDVPKIDPTPAKPDNTDEQVPAPVKSTLKRKSAKLQSSDDEFGKWDSTIPGGSAPSGKHKKPGIPDSDAQSAVPNPTGLPKSDPTGGPGYRRATSSPLSSPGHSPELKRKSPLNVAAEESVAQSPTKKPRKSGFVGVVLTGPSNGNGKPPKRARKKTAKAAAAEDGEGGDTQAYIPPTLGSVENISTSILPSESNNTNDIPSHSSGSPTVAQEPETPPMDIDTTSNTKKESKKRAPKGKKGAMNEGSVVESSAQDGPAPKEAKGKRKGKGKEPVSTMAKNDTGVDSSNPDADTVPGTSSNLGPDIGPQPVSSNSSAAPAPTPAAKPKPRPRHSTTPAPLPVAMGASGSLLRSASGKSTEREPLSETLRLALGGTGSPAPRMGLSRRGSSKIAPLLAFRGAPPPPPPPMPKKPTKKKKGVSEDEDSEKVPSGKA; via the exons ATGGTTCAGACCACTGCTACACCAAAG ACTAAGTCTAAATCCCGATACTTGAAAGCCAAGAAAGAACGACGCAAGAAACGTTTAAAAGCAGCTACAGCGGCCGGGAATGCACTGAGTCGACTGCATGCACATGGAGACTCTGGGTCTGAGTCCTTGGATGATGAGGCGGATAACCCTCTCGAAACTTCACTTGCTGAGGATGTTCCGGAGGACCGGTTGTTACCCCAGCTGCCCTTGGAGCCTCCAAAGAAGAAACGCAAGGAGAGTCGCAATGAACGAGAGCCATCACCTTTGGATCATAACGGAGATGATTCAATGGATATTGAGCCTTCCCAACCGTTGTCTCGCCCTACCCCTCCAGTAGAATTACCTGCCTTACCATCCTTTCCTCTTCCGTCTCAACCTGCGCCTCCTTCAAAAGCAGTACTCGCACTACAAGGCCTTGACCAAGCAATCCTCGAGGCGGAAATAATCGACCCTACCATAACAACACGGATTCCTGCTCCCAATGAGCCTGATTTGTTAGGATTGGGAATCAGCCGTAGAATGAGAGAACGCCTGGTCGAGCTTGGCATTGATAGTTTGTTTGCCG TTCAGACTGTGCTTCTCCCATTCTTGCTTAGCAGAAAGGATTTGCATTGCCCTTATGATCCTCCACAGGATGCCTGTGTATCTGCACCTACGGGCAGTGGGAAAACGCTTGCCTATGTCGTGCCTATCACCGAG ATCCTATCAACTCGGATCGTAACTCGTTTACGGGCTTTGGTGGTACTTCCGACTAGGGAGCTTGCCATGCAAGTGCGTGAGACGTTTGATATCGTATCTAAGGGGCGGGGACTCAAG ATTGCCATTGCGACTGGCCAACATTCGTTTGCACATGAACAGTCGCAGCTTGTTCTCGTCTCACCACCTTCGGCAATTCATCCCAGTCCACAGTATCATAGCAAAGTGGATATACTTATCTGCACACCTGGAAGACTGACCGATCATTTACACGGCACTCCTGGATTTACGCTTGAGCATTTGCGATTCCTG GTCATAGACGAAGCGGATAGGCTTATCACTCAGTCATTTCAAGACTGGCTTTCTCATGTATTAGAGGCTACCCAACCCCCAAGGTCAAATTTTCCGACGACAG AACTCGATGAGCCATATTATTCATCATGCCAAAAATTATTGTTTTCGGCTACCCTAACACATGATCCCAGTAAAATAGTTCCTCTGGGACTACGTGATCCCCGATACTTTGTAATTGGAGATCAAACCAGAGTAGTTACCGAGGAAGAAACATTTGCTTTCCCAACCACATTATCG GAACATATGTGTGTTTGTTCTCCGGGGGATAAACCACTTTTCCTATTCCATCTTGTGCATACACATGGTGTCCGGAATGCGCTGATCTTCACAAAATCTGCCGAATCAACCACACGACTAGTCCAGTTGTTTGAATTCTTCGAAAGCGCTAGGAATCAAGGAGCCTCGGGAGAAACTAAGCATGTGACAATACAGGCATATTCCAGCGATCTGAGCGGCCAGGATAGGAAGAATGTTATCGAGCGCTTCAAGGAGGGCAAAATCGACCT TTTAGTGTGTTCAGACCTGGTGGCAAGAGGGGTGGATATAAGTCACGTTGCGCATGTAGTGAGCTATGATGTTCCGGTAGACATGCGAAAGTATGTGCACAGAGTCGGACGGACTGCTCGTGCAGGGAGACGGGGAGATGCATGGTCTTTAGTGGAAGATCAAGAA GCGAGGTACTTCAAGCAGATGCTGAAAAAGGCGGGCCATCTGGACGCGGTCAAGAAACTGAGAGTAAAGGAGGGAGAAATCGCTCCGTTACATACTTACTACGAG ACTGCACTTCAAAACTTGAAAGAGCT TCCGGCGAAAAGCCTGGGTATTGTCAGCGACAGTGAAGGCGAGGAGGACCGCATAGGAACCACCGCTGATGATCTATTTGAACGCGAAGTCAATGCGGCCAGATTCTCCGATCCACGTGATTGGCACCACAACCAGCCGGCAGCGATCGCCACGAATTTATCCA GCCACATATCCGAGCCCCCTAGCGTGCCTGAACAAATTCCTATTATGCAGATTGAAAGCTCTGGGATCGGCGACTTTGACTCGTCCGCCACTAAACCTCGTCCAAGACCTCGTCCCCGTATGCGGCCGGTACCACCTCCTGATCAGCCAGATTCATCTTCTATCGGTGCCTTCTCGACCATTCCTCCCAACGTATCATCGGCCCCTGAAACACTAGCTTCATTCGACAATTCAACTGTTCAAGCTGTTCCTGTAGCCCGTCCTCCATCTCTCCCGCCATCGTCTCTTCCAGGAGCAGATACCGCATCTTCCTCCATTCCGATCCCTGCATTTCCTACTTCAGTACCTCTCCTCGAGTCCCTTCGGACCCCCATACATCTTGGTGCTCCTAAGGCCAGCTCTACTGATGTGCCACCCCCAACTGAAACCACATCAGCTAACCCCAAGCGACCTCGACCGAAAATGAGGCCCCCGCCCCCACCCGAGCCAGATATCGGGACTACAGGAGTTGTGGTTACGGCCTCTAGCGCTACAGCTACAGCTACCTCCAGTGCGGACCCACATGCCACTGCGAGTACCGGTGCGACTTCGGTTTCCAGCACTAGCAAAAGCGATCCATCTCGGAGTTCCGCtcttgaagaagctgaagagTACACGGGTCGCGGAGCTCGCCGGATAGCACAAACATCTAAACCTACCCCCGAGCTTCCTCCTTTCTTGGATCACGATATCGACGTTGGAGGACCTGAAGATAATCAAGTCAGCGATGTTATTATGCTCATTAGCAGCGAGGATGAATATAGTG GTTCGAAAACGAAGTCTAAAGTAAAGGCAAAGCCTAAAATGAAGCCCAAGCCAAAGAAGAAAGATGTACCAAAGATCGACCCGACGCCTGCTAAGCCTGACAACACCGACGAACAAGTCCCTGCGCCAGTAAAATCGACTTTGAAACGCAAAAGTGCCAAACTTCAGAGTAGTGACGATGAGTTTGGGAAATGGGACAGCACAATTCCAGGGGGGTCAGCTCCATCAGGGAAACACAAGAAGCCTGGTATTCCAGACTCGGATGCTCAATCTGCAGTCCCCAATCCCACCGGACTACCCAAGTCTGACCCGACGGGCGGACCAGGCTATAGACGGGCAACATCATCACCGTTATCCAGTCCTGGACATAGTCCCGAGCTCAAGCGCAAAAGCCCGCTCAATGTTGCAGCTGAAGAATCAGTCGCACAAAGCCCAACCAAGAAACCCCGCAAATCCGGCTTTGTTGGGGTTGTTCTCACAGGCCCATCAAACGGAAATGGGAAACCCCCCAAGCGGGCTAGGAAAAAGACGGCCAAAGCTGCTGCTGCAGAGGATGGCGAAGGTGGAGATACTCAAGCCTATATTCCTCCTACACTGGGCTCTGTGGAAAACATCTCGACGAGCATTCTCCCTTCAGAATCCAATAATACAAATGATATTCCATCACACTCAAGTGGATCCCCGACGGTAGCCCAGGAACCAGAAACCCCACCCATGGATATTGACACTACGTCCAATACAAAGAAAGAGTCCAAGAAACGAGCACCCAAGGGAAAGAAAGGCGCGATGAACGAAGGGTCTGTCGTTGAAAGTTCAGCACAAGATGGTCCAGCACCGAAGGAGGcaaaaggaaaaagaaagGGGAAAGGGAAAGAACCGGTATCTACG ATGGCTAAAAACGACACTGGAGTCGATTCCTCAAATCCAGATGCCGATACCGTGCCAGGAACCTCGTCTAATCTGGGTCCCGATATTGGCCCACAACCGGTTTCATCTAACTCCTCGGCTGCCCCAGCTCCTACCCCAGCCGCCAAGCCCAAGCCTCGGCCCCGTCATAGTACGACACCCGCTCCGTTACCTGTTGCAATGGGCGCATCTGGTTCCCTGTTACGATCCGCAAGTGGCAAATCAACTGAACGTGA GCCCCTTTCCGAAACGCTTCGACTTGCTCTTGGAGGGACGGGTAGCCCCGCCCCTCGAATGGGACTCTCTCGACGAGGGTCTAGTAAGATAGCACCATTGTTGGCATTTAGAGGTGCTCCGCCACCACCCCCTCCACCTATGCCTAAGAAGCCcaccaagaaaaagaagggTGTCAGCGAAGACGAGGACAGCGAGAAGGTCCCGAGTGGGAAGGCCTAA
- a CDS encoding NUDIX family hydrolase yields the protein MDLSGTPSPQAPEDLVVRFMPPLSHERQRWILETLRQHRARSVLDIGCGEEPGRDLDLTRVSALDIDPDVIQEAAHAAIDERKPHYLAPWGSGEDGWYIRWAQLEVAVWLGRLQDINPTFYEFDAIVSTEVIEHVPEDVLPAFSDVLLGTYLPRLLLLTTPNYTFNARFHPPGVPRKGFLDPTGQTTRVFRHDDHKREWTVDEFDTWCRQAAEKHGYDYTLGGVGVPTERDPYNRDLGYASQTALFIRRDVHIPTLDRLSLDDSQSAHQLIAERTFPSDSRAGHPMPNSEIRSALVYLMNMRGEGELTFSELWSELAMPSGGSMGALENALMEQGETTEGDTVGQWSIAPPRNANAYTDPKWDRVVVWKDFQLEPLRNEDQDTGYGDEEYDEEGYEYGGEEEYEGDEDHHWEVTNSMRDPIPDGWTMPVTVNAEWNADPNDPASVWGEATVDEAAATIWGTSEPKEPASRH from the exons ATGGATCTGTCAGGTACCCCTAGCCCACAGGCCCCTGAGGATCTCGTAGTGAGGTTCATGCCCCCCTTGTCTCACGAGAGACAGCGCTGGATTCTCGAAACGCTTCGTCAGCATCGTGCACGCTCG GTCTTGGATATCGGATGTGGTGAAG AGCCTGGGCGGGACCTGGACTTGACTCGTGTGTCTGCTCTTGACATCGACCCTGATGTTATCCAAGAGGCTGCACATGCCGCAATCGATGAACGTAAGCCACACTATCTTGCACCATGGGGTTCAGGCGAAGATGGATGGTACATTCGCTGGGCACAGTTAGAGGTGGCGGTGTGGCTAGGGCGCCTGCAGGACATCAATCCCACCTTTTATGAATTCGATGCCATCGTTTCAACCGAGGT GATCGAACATGTCCCAGAAGACGTGCTTCCTGCGTTCTCGGACGTACTGCTGGGAACATACCTACCCCGGCTCCTACTCCTTACGACACCCAACTACACTTTTAATGCCCGCTTTCATCCGCCCGGAGTCCCACGCAAAGGCTTCCTGGATCCCACAGGGCAAACCACGCGCGTGTTCCGACATGACGACCATAAGCGCGAATGGACAGTTGACGAATTCGATACGTGGTGTCGCCAGGCGGCAGAGAAGCACGGATACGATTATACGCTTGGCGGAGTGGGTGTTCCGACGGAGCGAGACCCGTACAATCGTGATTTGGGTTACGCATCGCAAACCGCCCTCTTCATTCGGCGCGATGTTCACATACCGACATTGGACCGACTTTCCCTCGACGACTCGCAGTCTGCGCATCAACTCATTGCTGAACGTACTTTTCCTTCTGACTCTCGTGCTGGACATCCCATGCCCAATAGCGAGATTAGGAGTGCGCTTGTGTATTTGATGAATATGCGGGGGGAGGGAGAGCTTACGTTTTCGGAACTTTGGTCCGAACTTGCTATGCCGTCCGGGGGTTCCATGGGTGCACTCGAGAACGCTCTGATGGAACAGGGAGAAACCACTGAAGGAGATACTGTTGGGCAATGGTCTATAGCGCCACCCCGAAATGCGAATGCATATACTGATCCTAAGTGGGATCGAGTTGTCGTATGGAAAGACTTTCAATTGGAGCCTTTACGCAACGAAGACCAGGATACGGGATACGGGGACGAGGAATATGATGAAGAGGGGTATGAGTATGGGGGCGAGGAGGAATACGAAGGCGATGAGGATCATCACTGGGAGGTCACTAATTCCATGCGTGATCCCATTCCAGATGGTTGGACCATGCCTGTCACCGTGAACGCAGAGTGGAATGCAGATCCGAACGATCCCGCATCTGTGTGGGGAGAAGCAACCGTGGATGAAGCAGCAGCAACTATTTGGGGAACTAGCGAGCCCAAAGAGCCAGCATCAAGGCATTGA